In the Podospora bellae-mahoneyi strain CBS 112042 chromosome 4, whole genome shotgun sequence genome, one interval contains:
- a CDS encoding hypothetical protein (EggNog:ENOG503P00F; antiSMASH:Cluster_7; COG:S): MADAGELPEYRLYDYDPNLPANVVFTVLFSIVTIGQFYFLIRKRTWYFLAFAIACLFEAVGYAARCVAVKEAPNFTLTPFLIQTLLILLAPALMAASIYMVLGRLIRLLGAQEYAIVRTNWLTKIFVVGDVLSFMTQSAGGGLMAQAKTPDAMKQAEGIVLGGLAIQIVFFGMFIVTTIIFHRRILKRPTERSLRVEGPWRQLILALYISSVLIMVRSIFRMIEFGAGKQSILMQKEVFLLALDGVLMFLVGVVFLWKFPGDVLVGYKEVWQTTDEETLGSRGEGIPMVAGGKTAYQGVRSGEHGRYSTSVR, translated from the exons ATGGCCGATGCAGGGGAACTTCCAGAGTACAGACTCTACGACTACGATCCCAACCTACCCGCCAATGTTGTGTTCACCGTCCTGTTTTCGATCGTCACCATCGGTCAGTTCTACTTTTTGATCCGCAAGCGAACATGGTACTTTCTCGCTTTTGCGATTGCCTGTCTGT TCGAAGCAGTAGGCTATGCCGCGCGTTGCGTTGCCGTTAAAGAAGCTCCGAACTTCACACTCACCCCGTTCCTGATACAAACCCTACTCATCTTGCTCGCCCCAGCGCTGATGGCAGCGTCTATCTACATGGTGCTCGGGAGGTTGATCAGACTTCTAGGCGCACAGGAGTACGCAATTGTGCGGACAAACTGGCTGACCAAGATATTTGTTGTGGGGGACGTGTTGAGCTTCATGACGCAGAGCGCTG GTGGAGGATTGATGGCCCAAGCCAAGACGCCGGATGCCATGAAGCAAGCTGAAGGGATTGTGCTCGGTGGCCTTGCGATTCAGATTGTGTTCTTCGGCATGTTCATCGTCACGACGATCATATTCCACAGAAGAATTTTGAAGCGTCCAACCGAGAGAAGCCTCAGGGTGGAAGGGCCGTGGCGGCAACTGATTCTGGCGCTGTACATCAGCTCGGTCTTGATCATGGTCAGGTCAATTTTCAGGATGATTGAGTTCGGGGCGGGAAAACAAAGCATCCTGATGCAAAAGGAAGTTTTCTTGCTGGCCCTGGATGGAGTGCTGATGTTCTTGGTCGGAGTGGTATTTCTATGGAAGTTTCCGGGGGATGTTTTGGTGGGGTATAAGGAGGTGTGGCAGACGACAGATGAAGAGACGCTGGGGAGTCGCGGAGAGGGGATTCCCATGGTGGCTGGAGGTAAAACCGCATATCAAGGGGTACGGAGCGGAGAACACGGGAGGTACTCCACCTCAGTCCGGTAA
- a CDS encoding hypothetical protein (EggNog:ENOG503P03J; antiSMASH:Cluster_7; SMCOG1072:dehydrogenase; COG:C) translates to MFYQPGKTHHNLPFDPFKACVVPRPIGWISTTSPLTPASPSTQPTHNLAPFSQFTNLSFDPPYVMFSANQTPEGFKKDTVRNVESTAKFVWNLATWDLREKVNASAQQLPFEVDEFEHVGLEKEFSSCLPGDVQNPVPMVRESPVKFECSYHSTLRLPGASVMGGVDLVIGKVEGVHIADWALSKEGKLDIGKTKPIARCGYYDYAVLDKTFEMVIPGGDKAILAGLEGNAEQAQQSMGRPPDEQTLPLPKSRLRSGSDTGRQAPHVPLATAANDLFGNIDPSLTTFGKLSHRLPVSVYLMLQLPLRPSFYIFKSFAQPSLASTTKTRAFSPSSPANMKLLYPTSLVLDPAKITGFPTLTLHPYDVKSPTLPSEHHDAEILVTWANSKDNLTYAVKNLKDLKWIQSLAAGPNDVLSAGFDASRVKITTGSGLHDKTVAEHALGLLLNAARRFYEMRDYQLQGKWPGHLGGPQPDREKGTFRTLKDARVTIWGFGNIAKSLTPHLVALGATVKGLARSKGVRDGIEVFGEESLEDILKETDALVMILPGDASTKHALNRERLGYLPNHAWVVNVGRGTSIDEDALFEALEGEQIGGAALDVFETEPLPEGNKLYGAKNLILSPHAAGGRPQGAEELIVENLRKFLGGQELKNII, encoded by the exons ATGTTTTACCAACCAGGAAaaacccaccacaacctgCCTTTCGATCCCTTCAAGGCATGTGTTGTGCCTCGACCTATAGGATGGatatcaaccacctcccctctcacgccggcctccccatccacacaGCCAACCCATAACCTGGCACCCTTCAGTCAGTTCACAAACCTCAGCTTCGACCCGCCATATGTCATGTTTTCTGCCAACCAAACGCCCGAAGGCTTCAAGAAAGACACTGTGCGCAACGTGGAGTCGACGGCCAAGTTTGTGTGGAACCTGGCGACATGGGATCTCAGGGAAAAGGTCAACGCTTCGGCTCAGCAGCTCCCTTTTGAAGTGGACGAGTTTGAGCACGTAGGTTTGGAAAAGGAGTTTAGTTCTTGTCTGCCGGGTGATGTCCAGAACCCGGTTCCGATGGTGAGGGAAAGTCCGGTCAAATTTGAGTGCAGTTATCACTCAACATTGCGACTGCCGGGAGCGTCGGTCATGGGGGGTGTGGACTTGGTGATTGGAAAGGTCGAAGGGGTGCACATTGCGGACTGGGCCCTGTCGAAAGAGGGGAAGCTGGATATTGGCAAGACGAAACCCATCGCGCGGTGTGGTTATTACGACTATGCGGTCTTGGACAAGACTTTTGAGATGGTCATTCCTGGAGGAGATAAGGCAATTTTGGCGGGGCTGGAGGGCAACGCGGAGCAGGCTCAGCAAAGCATGGGCCGACCTCCTGACGAACA AACGCTTCCACTGCCGAAATCCCGACTCCGCTCCGGCTCCGACACCGGCCGGCAAGCTCCACACGTCCCACTGGCAACGGCCGCCAATGATTTGTTTGGCAACATCGACCCCTCACTCACGACATTTGGGAAGCTCAGTCATCGACTTCCAGTTTCAGTCTACCTAATGCTCCAGCTGCCTCTTCGTCCCAGCTTCTACATCTTCAAATCCTTTGCCCAACCATCACTCGCATCTACAACCAAAACCAGAgccttctctccctcatccccagcAAACATGAAGCTCCTCTATCCAACTTCCTTGGTACTCGACCCCGCCAAAATAACCGGcttccccaccctcaccctccacccctaCGATGTCAAATCCCCCACTCTCCCCTCCGAGCACCATGACGCCGAGATCCTAGTCACCTGGGCCAACTCCAAAGACAATCTCACCTATGCGGTCAAGAACCTCAAGGACCTGAAATGGATCCAGTCCCTCGCCGCCGGTCCCAATGACGTCCTCTCGGCCGGGTTTGACGCCTCCAGGGTCAAGATCACCACCGGCTCTGGGCTGCACGACAAGACGGTTGCCGAACACGCCCTGGGCTTGTTGCTCAATGCCGCGAGAAGGTTCTACGAGATGAGGGATTACCAACTGCAAGGGAAGTGGCCTGGTCACCTTGGTGGTCCGCAGCCAGATCGGGAGAAGGGTACCTTCAGAACACTGAAAGATGCCAGAGTAACAATTTGGGGATTCGGCAACATTGCCAAGTCACTGACACCGCATCTTGTGGCTTTGGGCGCGACTGTCAAGGGGCTGGCGAGGAGCAAGGGAGTGAGGGATGGGATTGAGGTGTTTGGTGAGGAGTCGTTGGAGGACATCTTGAAAGAGACGGATGCATTGGTGATGATTCTGCCGGGGGATGCCTCGACGAAACATGCTTTGAACAGGGAGAGGCTGGGGTACTTGCCAAACCATGCGTGGGTGGTGAATGTGGGGAGAGGAACGTCGATTGACGAGGATGCGTTGTTCGAGGCTTTGGAAGGGGAACAGATTGGGGGAGCGGCGTTGGATGTGTTTGAGACTGAACCGTTACCAGAGGGCAACAAATTGTATGGTGCCAAGAATTTGATTCTGTCGCCACATGCTGCTGGTGGGCGGCCACAGGGTGCTGAGGAGTTGATTGTGGAGAACCTGAGGAAATTCTTGGGAGGTCAGGAGCTGAAGAATATTATCTGA
- a CDS encoding hypothetical protein (antiSMASH:Cluster_7) — MSEQSFGLADVDGKLQIVATGRDTAGCWVTVSESDETTPVWKARRLDAELMVENEYLPRLWQSHLIPSVGLLPVANLGIGVKLSLGVEALRR; from the exons ATGTCGGAGCAGTCCTTTGGGTTGGCCGATGTTGATGGAAAGTTACAAATCGTGGCTACGGGAAGAGATACGGCAGGGTGTTGGGTCACAGTCTCGGAGAGCGACGAGAC CACGCCTGTCTGGAAGGCTCGGCGGCTCGATGCCGAACTCATGGTCGAGAATGAGTACCTGCCGAGACTGTGGCAATCGCACTTAATACCTTCAGTAGGGCTCCTACCAGTGGCGAACTTGGGAATAGGGGTAAAGCTGTCGCTGGGGGTCGAGGCGCTGAGACGGTAG
- a CDS encoding hypothetical protein (antiSMASH:Cluster_7; EggNog:ENOG503PAGX; COG:S) has translation MADSDDSKSVLPGIPGYDPDNLQPWTLATVVSVTVLSTVSVLLRLWARYIKAQKLWWDDWMIVFSQVWNFVTVGFIFAMYSAGMGIHADKVPMEKIVLMAKFLVVAEILYAFNLVFTKMAILFMYYRIFRFPYFKKMAWGISAFIIAWVITITFLFIFICVPVEKLWYPHLPGRCINQVGTWIANAISTIVSDIAILVLPIPQVWKLQLRQSEKIGVTVAFCLGFFVVFASAYRTTVLFTYTNDDPSYSLAPTVGWTAIEMSAGIISANLPTLAPIMSLILTRMGISGSLLTGGSGSGSKNGFSSKHNFGGTGGGNIKSTGSVSDRTESGGELRKDGDRAFYRLPDDSNISETALDTGRTATLTRDDTGLRPDHGYAYTVTSRPGKQGDSESMSGDEVPLKGIRVHTDFKQSAD, from the exons ATGGCAGATTCCGATGATTCCAAGTCCGTCCTGCCCGGCATCCCGGGTTACGACCCTGACAACCTGCAGCCATGGACTCTCGCTACCGTCGTGTCGGTCACGGTTCTTTCCACCGTCTCAGTCCTCCTGCGCCTCTGGGCTCGATATATCAAGGCCCAAAAGCTGTGGTGGGATGATTGGATGATTGTATTTTCTCAG GTATGGAACTTTGTCACGGTTGGCTTCATCTTTGCCATGTATTCGGCCGGCATGGGCATTCACGCCGACAAAGTGCCCATGGAAAAGATTGTCCTCATGGCCAAgttcctcgtcgtcgccgaGATTTTATACGCCTTCAACCTCGTCTTCACCAAGATGGCCATTCTCTTCATGTACTACCGCATCTTTCGCTTCCCTTACTTCAAGAAGATGGCCTGGGGCATCAGCGCCTTCATTATCGCCTgggtcatcaccatcaccttcctcttcatcttcatctgcGTTCCTGTCGAAAAGCTGTGGTATCCGCACCTGCCAGGCCGCTGCATCAACCAGGTTGGGACGTGGATCGCCAACGCCATCTCCACGATCGTGTCTGACATTGCCATTCTCGTGCTGCCTATCCCTCAGGTGTGGAAGCTGCAGCTGCGGCAATCTGAAAAGATTGGTGTGACGGTGGCTTTCTGCTTGGGTTTCTT CGTCGTCTTTGCCTCGGCGTACCGAACCACAGTGCTTTTCACCTACACCAACGACGATCCATCGTACTCCCTCGCACCGACTGTCGGCTGGACCGCCATCGAAATGTCTGCAGGCATCATCTCGGCAAACCtgcccaccctcgcccccaTCATGAGCCTGATCTTGACAAGGATGGGCATCTCGGGATCTCTCCTCAcaggcggcagcggcagcggaaGCAAGAACGGATTTTCCTCCAAGCACAACTTCGGCGGCACTGGTGGAGGCAACATAAAGTCGACGGGGTCAGTCAGCGACCGGACTGAGTCTGGCGGCGAGCTGCGAAAAGACGGCGACAGAGCCTTTTACCGTCTGCCCGACGACTCAAATATCAGCGAGACGGCACTCGACACTGGAAGGACGGCGACGCTCACCCGCGACGATACTGGGTTGCGGCCGGATCATGGCTATGCTTATACGGTAACGAGTCGACCAGGGAAACAGGGGGACAGTGAGAGCATGAGTGGAGACGAGGTTCCCTTGAAGGGAATCAGGGTGCACACGGATTTCAAGCAGTCAGCAGACTAA